The genomic region CGAGAAGTATCTTCTGAGTCATCAATCCAGACCGCTGATCAATAGGTTTTTGGTAGGCTGCCAGGCGTTTACACTAGTCTTTACCCGGTAAACAACCGGTGAATTGCCCGTGCGCGGCCGCATCCCTCCTACATAGTATGGACTTGGGGCCGGGCAACTGGCAACATGGGCAAAGCAGCCAGTTCATGACATGGTAAAGAGGGCCGAAAGTGCCGGAGATACGCGAATACGAGCTTTTTGAGGTTCATGAGCCCGTGTCGCAGACCATTCCCTTCGTCTACAACTCCCCTCATAGCGGCCGTATTTATCCACCGGAATTTATCGCCCAGTCCAGGCTCGAAGGCATCGCCATACGCCGTTCCGAGGATCACTATGTCGACGAGCTGTTCGGCTCGGCCGTGGCGCTCGGCGCACCGCTCTTGGCCGCCAACTTTCCGCGCGCCTATCTCGACGTCAACCGGGAGCCCTACGAGCTCGATCCCAGGATGTTCGACGGGTTGCTGCCGCCCTATGCCAATGTCAATTCGCTCCGGGTCGCCGGCGGGCTCGGCACCATTCCGCGTATCGTCGCCGAGAATATGGAGATCTATGCGCGGCGGCTGCCGGTGCAGGAGGGGCTCGACCGGGTCGAAGCGGTCTACAAGCCCTATCATGCGACGCTCCGGCGGCTGATCGCGCGAACGCATGTGCAGTTCGGCTTCGGCGTGCTGATCGACTGCCACTCGATGCCCGGCAATGTGCGCGTCGCCGGCAGCACCGCGCGGCCCGATTTCATCATCGGCGATCGTTACGGCACCAGCGCTTCGGCCGAACTTTCGCGCGCCGCCATCGCCATCCTCGAGGAAATGGGCTTTGCGGCGATCCGCAACAAGCCCTATGCCGGCGGCTTCATCACCGAACATTACGGTCGGCCCTCGCGCGGGCTGCATGCGCTGCAGATCGAAGTGAACCGGGCGATCTATGTCGACGAGGTGACGCTGGAGAAACGCGCCGACTTCGCCGCGGTGGCTGAGGCGGTCACGGGTTTCATGCAGCAGATGGCGGATTATGTCGAGAAATTCGCCGGCGACCGGGCGCTGGCCGCCGAATAGCCTGCGTCGATTACCTATATTTTCCGGCCATGCATTCCGGCCAAAAAAAACCGCGCTTGTAAGCGCGGCTAAGTCTAGGGAGGAAACACCCAAGGAGGGTATTTACAGTCAGAAGACTGTACCAAGGACGCTACTATTGCATTGCACAAATGTCAAGCAATATATTGCGCTGCGACATCTTTGGGCAAACGGGCTGAGCCGCCGGCGTTTGCATTCCCGCTGCTTTTCGCTATGAAAGCCCCACTCCCGCCAGCAATCGGATCGACCATGCTTCCTGACCGCTCGTTCTTCAACCGTCTGGCGGAGGCCGCCAAGGCCGAGACGCTGCCGCGCTTCCGCTCCGGCCTCGATATCACCAACAAGCTTTCTTCCGGTTTCGACCCGGTGACGGAGGGCGACCGGGCGGCCGAGCTCGCCATCCGGGCGCTGATCGAGGAGAATTTCCCCGACCACGGCATTCTCGGCGAGGAGCACGGCAATGTCGGGCTCGACCGCGACTATGTCTGGGTGATCGATCCGATCGACGGCACGCGCGCCTTCATCTCCGGCCTGCCGGTGTGGGGAACGCTGATCGGCCTGCAGAAAGAAGGGCGGGCGATCATGGGCATGATCGAACAGCCCTTTACCGGCGAGCGGTATTTCGCCGATCAGAACGGCTCGATCTATAGCGGCCCCGAGGGCGAGCGGCGGCTGGCGACGCGCCAATGCGAGACGCTTTCGAACGCCATCCTGTTCACCACCTCACCGCATCTCTTCGCCGGCGAGGAGATGGAGAAATACCGCGAGATCGAGAGCCAAGTCCGGCTCTTCCGCTACGGCTGCGACTGCTACGCCTATGCGCTGCTTGCCGCCGGCCACATCGATCTTGTCGTCGAAAACAGTCTGAAGCCCTATGACGTCGGCGGCATCATTCCTGTTATCGAGGGGGCGGGCGGCATCATCACCACCTGGGACGGCGGACGGCCGGAGAATGGCGGCTCGATCATCGCCGCCGGCAGCCGGGCGGTCTACGAGCAGGCGATCGCCATCCTGCAGCGTTGATCCCCCGGTCAGCTTTGCTGATCCGGCTCAGGTGCCGAGGGCGGCGACGTCCTGGTTTTCTTCGGCATCGCTGCCGGGAATGAAGGCGTGGAAGGCGGCAAGGGCGGCAGCGCGGTAAGTATCGCGTTCCTGGAAAATCTCGTGGCGGGCGCCGTTGATCGGCACTAGCTGGCCGGCGCGGAAATAACGCGAGAGCCGCTCCTGGGCCGTATAGGGCACGACGCCGTCACGCGTCGGGGCGATAACGATGGTCGGGATGGTGATCGAGAAGAGATGGTTGGGCGAGGTGACGCGGTCCATCGTGCGGAATGCCTCGGTCAGCCAGCGGGCCGTCGGCGGCCCGAGCGTCAGCTCCGGATGGGCTTTCATCATCGCGACATTACGCTCGAAGCGGGTTTCGTCCGAGGTCAGCGGATTGTCGCGGAAATCCGGCTCCTTCAGTTTCGAGGTCAGCGGCAGGAAGCCGAGGCCGAGAGCCGTCAGCGTGCCGGCAAGGGTGCGGATGACGCGGGGCGAGGCCGACTGGCCGGTCAGGCCGATGAAGGGCGCCGACAGCACCATGCGATCGATACGGGTGGTGAGATAGGGCGCGGCCGAGAGCGCGATCAGCCCGCCTGTGGAGTGGGCGAGCAGGTAGAAGGGCAGGCGGGTATCCGGCAGCACGACCTTTTCGAGGAAGGTGTCGAGATCACGTTCGTAATCGGCGAAGCGGCGGATGTGGCCGTGGTTGCGGCGCTTCAGCAGCCGCCCCGAACCGCCCTGGCCGCGCATATCGAAGGTGGCGACCCAGAGGCCCTTGGCCGTCAGGTCGCGGATCGTCTCGAAATATTTCTCGATATATTCGTTGCGGCCGTGCAGGATGACGACCGTGCCCCTGGCGACCTGGGCACTGGCGCGGAAAACGGCGTAACGCAGCCGGTGGCCGTCATGGGTTTCGAAGAACCCTTCCGTGCGATTTTCCGGGGCGGGATTGTCGGGCGTCGAATAGAGAACCTGATCCATGACTTTGCCAATGCGCCGCTGCTGACTGCTTCGCATCAGGGATAGCGCATGGCATCCGGCTTGGAAAGCGGCGACCCTGCAAGGCTGTAAAGCAACGAAAAGGGCCGGCAGGAGCATGAGGGTGCTCACAGCCGGCCGAGTTTGAGGCTGAAGAAGAAGGGACGATGCACTTCAGCCATCGGGACCAGATTCACCCGACCCTGCGATTTCTAGGCGGATGCGTGTGAATGCGCTCCGAACCGGCCGTTCATGCGGGGTTCACGGGGCCGGTCGCGCGATTTCGGGAGGGTCTTGAACTCGTCAAATCCCATCACCATCTCCTTCGTGCGGGTGCCGAAGAGGGCCCGCGCAACCGTCCCGAGGCCGCCAAAGATGGGGTTTCAGGGGCATTTTATCGCAACACGTCGCTTCCACAGGAGGACATCATGCGTCACGTAGACTTCTCTCCCCTTTATCGTTCGACCGTCGGTTTCGACCGGCTCTTCACCATGCTCGACAGCCTTGCCCAGCCGGAGCAGGCCCAGACCTATCCGCCCTATAATATCGAGCGCACCGGTGAAAACACCTATCGGATCACCATGGCGGTCGCCGGTTTCGACGAGACCGAACTTTCGATCGAAGCCCATGCCCATGTCCTGTCCGTCAAGGGTGAAAAGGCCGAGGAACCTGCCGAAGGCGGCGAATTCCTCTACCGCGGCATTGCCAAGCGCGCCTTCGAGCGCCGCTTCCAGCTTGCCGACCATGTCGAGGTGACCGCCGCTTCGCTGAAGAACGGCCTGCTGCACATCGACCTTCTGCGCAACATTCCCGAGGCCATGAAGCCCCGTAAGATCGCGATCGCTGCAGATCCGGTCGAGGCTCCGAAGGCCATCGAGGCGCAGGTCATCAACGGCTAATCACATCTCTTAGAAAAAAACGGCGCTCCGATCGGGGCGCCGTTTTTTATTGCGGCAATCGGTTCAAGCCGGGCTGGCGGCTTCGTCTATTTCCTTTTCGGTTGCGCGGCGGGCCGCGGCGGCGGCGTATTTCTGAGCGATGACGGCGCAGACCATGAGCTGGATCTGATGGAAGAGCATCAGCGGCAGCACGATTGCGCCGATCGACTGGCCTGAGAAAATGACGTTTGCCATCGGCACGCCGCTTGCGAGGCTCTTCTTCGAGCCGCAGAAAGTGATGGTGATCTCGTCGGCCTTGCCGAAGCCGAGCCAGCGGCTGCCGGACATCGTCAGCACCAGCACTATCCCCAGAAGGACCATATCGGCGATGATGACGACGGCGATATCGGCGATCGAGAAGGTGTGCCACAGGCCCTCGACGACCGCCGTCGAGAAGGCGAGATAGACCACCATCAGGATCGAGCCCCGATCGACAGGCATCAGGATCTTCTTCTTGGCGCGGATCCAGTCGCCGATCCAGGGCTGCAGGATCTGGCCAACGATGAAGGGGGCAAGTAGTTGCAGCAGGATCTGCTGAAGCGCGTCGAAGGAGAAGCCGCCATGGCCGCCGACGGAAAACAGCAGGCCGACGAGCAGCGGCGTCAGGAACATGCCGAAGATATTGGAGGCCGAGGCCGAGCAGATGGCTGCAGGCACGTTGCCGCCGGCCATCGAGGTGAAAGCGATCGACGACTGTACCGTCGACGGCAGCACGCAGAGGAAGAGAATGCCGAGATACAGCGGCTGCGGCAGGATCGTGTCGGGGATCCATCCGAGCGCCAGGCCGAGCAGCGGGAAGATGCCGAAGGTGGTCAGCAGGATGGCGAGATGCAGGCGCCAGTGCAGCAGGCCTGCGATAACCACGTCGCGCGAGAGGCGGGCGCCATGCAGGAAGAACAGCAGCGCAATGGCAAGATCGGTGGCGATGCCGAAATAGGCTGCGAATGTGCCGCTCGCCGGCAGCAGCGAGGCGAGAATGACGGTGCAGACGAGCAGGATGGTGAAGGTATCGGGCAGAAAGCGGCGCATGGCGGTCTCGCGGCTTGATAGATAGTCATTGTTTTGTCGTCCATTATGATCCACGATGCAAGGAATAACAGTTATCGAGAAGCTGGATCTCATGCTGGACCTTTCACAGTTGCGCAGTTTTGTCGCCGTCGAGCAGATGGGCAGTTTTACGCTTGCCGCGGAAAGGCTCGGCCTCGGCCAGTCGACGGTCAGCCAGCACATTCAGCGGCTGGAGGCGGCACTCGGGCGCAAGCTCCTGGCGCGAGACACGCATAAGGTCATTCTGACCGGCGATGGCGAGGCGCTGCTGTCGCATGCGCGCAGCATGCTTTCGATCGAAGGGCAGGTGCAGTCGCTGTTTCGCAGCAACAGCCTGCGCGGCAGCCTGCGGCTCGGCGTGTCGGAGGATTTCGTCACCAGCCAGCTGCCGGCGGTGCTGGAGGATTTCGTTCGCTCACATCCCTCCGTCGATCTGGAACTGACGGTAGCGCTCTCCGGCGTCCTCTACGAGATGCAGGACAATGGCGAAATCGATCTGGTGCTCGCCAAGCGCCGGCTTGGCGATGCCCGCGGAAAGCTGGTCTATCGCGAACCGCTCGTCTGGCTGGCGCGCGATCCGGAGCGTGTGCTGGCCTCCGGTCCCCTGCCGCTGATCGCCTTTCCGCCGCCGAGCGTCACACGGGTGATCGCGCTGGAGGCGCTGGCGCGAAACGGCGTGGGGTGGCGGATCGTCTGCACCTGCGGCAGTCTCAGTGGATTGACGGCGGCCGCGCGGGCCGGGATGGGCGTGCTGGTGCAGCCGCGCAGCATGGCGCCTTCGGGCCTGAAGGAGATCGCTGCGGGAAGCCTCCCAATGCTGGAGGATGTGGAATTCGTGCTGGTGCCGCGCAAGGGGGCGGACCAGGAGCTGGTCGCCGCCCTTTCGGACGATATTCTGCAGAAGGTGAGGCGGCTGAGATCGGCGTGAGTGATTGCCGCGATCAGGAAGCCAGGCACTTCAGGAAACCATCCACATCCGCTTCCGTCGTCGCGAAGCTGGTGACGAGGCGGATCAGGGTTTCGTTTTCGGAAACCAGGTCGGGCGTTGCCGCCGGGACCGGCCATTCGTAGAATTTTGCGCCCTTTTTCTCAGCGGTTTTTGCCGCATGTTTGCTGACCACGGCGAAGACTTCGTTAGAAGCGGTCGGCCAGGCAAGGCGGGCGGCGTTGCTGGCGCCGATGCCGGCGCGCAGGCGGCCGGCCATGCCGTTCGAATGGCGGGCGAGATCGAGCCAGAGGCCGTTTTCGAAATAGCCATCGAACTGGGCGGCGATGAAACGCGACTTGGAGAAGAGTTGGGCGGCGCGCTTGCGGATGAAGGGCATTTCCCGGGCGCGATCCGGATCGAAGAAGACGATCGCCTCAGCACACCAGCAGCCGTTCTTGGTGCCGCCGAAGGACAGCATGTCGACGCCGCGTTTCCAGGTCATTTCGGCCGGGGTGGCGCCAAGCGCAATCAGCGCATTGGCGAAGCGCGCGCCGTCCATGTGAAGCGGCAGGTTGCGCTTTCTTGATATGGCGGCGATCTCGCCGATCTCGGGCAGGGAATAGACGGTGCCGATCTCGGTAGCCTGGGTGATGGTCACGGCGCTGGCGCGTCCGTGACGGAGGGCGTCCTCCGGAAAGTGTGCGATTTTCGCCGAAAGCTTGGCCGGATCGATCTTGCCGGCTTCGCCGTCGACGGCGACGAGGCGGGCGGAGCCGGAGAAAAATTCCGGCGCACCGCATTCATCCTCGATCACATGCGCCTCCGAATGGCAGAAGGTGATTCCGCCGGGGCGCTGGACGCTTGCCAGCGAGAGGGAGTTGGCGGCGGTGCCGGTGGCGACGAAGAAAACCGAAACCTCACGCTCGAAGATCTCGGAGAAACGGGCCTCGACCTTCTTGTCGAGATCGCCGGCGCCATAGGCCGGGGCAAAACCGGCCGATTCCGCCAGCAGGCGTTCAGCAATGGATCTGTGGGCGCCGGCCCAATTGTCGGATGCAAAGAACATAGCGGAGACCGTGGGAAGCGAAACAGGTTGGGAGGTTCGCAGCGGACATTACGTCAATCCTTTACGGGATCAAGGCTCCTGCCCATAATCCATCACGAAAACTGAATGGCGCAATCAATAAATAAAATGACCCTCCTTAACGTAATTTTATTTCGTGATGGCGACTGATTTGGTAATCTTCCTTCGCAAAATGACGATTTTTGGCGTGGCGCTCTTGCGAAGCCAAATGCTTTCTGGCATAGAGCAGATGAATTAGGACAGTGTTGCTGTCCTATTTTGGCCCGAATGGCCGAAGAAGCGCCGAAAACCCTGGAACGGACGGGCTTTCACGCTATAGTTCTTCCGAGCGTCGAGCCTCAAGGGCAGCGCGCGGAGGGCGAATGGCAGGCGCGGAACGCGACGGTTTGCTTTCCTTATAAGCAGATGTCTGCGGCCGATCTTCACCTTGCAACAGCGCTGTCATGCGCCGAACCTATTTTGGTTGCGGCCCAGGACGAAAAGCCGCCCGCGGCCCCGCGGGCTTCGACAGGAGGAAAGACGATGACGAAGACGCCATCCATGGAATTTGACCGGTTCGCTGCTGCCGAGGTGCGCGCGACGGCCAATATGTCCAAATCCGCCTCCGGCCTGCCGAAGAAACAAGGCCTCTACGACCCGCGCAACGAACATGATGCCTGCGGCGTCGGCTTCGTCGCGCATATGAAGGGTGAGAAGTCGCACCAGATCGTCAAGGACGGCCTGTTCATTCTCGAAAACCTGACCCATCGCGGCGCCGTCGGCGCCGATCCGCTGATGGGCGACGGCGCCGGCATCCTGGTGCAGATCCCCGACCGGTTCTTCCGCGAGGAAATGGCCGCGCAGGGCATCACCCTGCCGCCGGCCGGCGAATATGGCGTCGGCCATATCTTCATGCCGCGCGACGAAAAGCAGATCGAGCACTTCAAGAAGGTGATCAAGGACGTCATTGAAGAGGAAGGTCAGGTCCTCATCGGCTTTCGCGACGTGCCGGTCGACAACTCCTCGCTCTCCAAGGCGCCTGAAATCGCAGCAACAGAGCCGCATCATGTGCAGGTCTTCATCGGCGCCGGCGAGGATGCCGAAAACAACGACGAGTTCGAGCGCCGGCTGTTCACGCTGCGCAAGGTGATCTCCAACCGCATCTATGACGAGTTCGACGGCGAGGAGAGCAATTTCTATCCCGTGTCGCTGTCGTCGGCGACGGTGGTCTACAAGGGCATGTTCCTGGCCTATCAGGTCGGCGCCTATTATAAGGACCTGTCGGATCCGCGGTTCGAAAGCGCGGTCGCCCTGGTGCACCAGCGCTTCTCGACCAACACCTTCCCGTCGTGGAAGCTCGCGCATCCCTACCGCATGGTCGCCCATAACGGCGAAATCAACACGCTGCGCGGCAACGTCAACTGGATGGCGGCGCGCCAGGCCTCGGTCTCCTCGCCGCTGTTCGGCGAGGATATCTCCAAGCTCTGGCCGATTTCCTACGAGGGGCAGTCAGACACGGCCTGTTTCGACAATGCGCTCGAATTCCTGGTGCGCGGCGGTTATTCGATGGCGCATGCCGTGATGATGCTGATCCCGGAAGCCTGGGCCGGCAACCAGTCGATGGCTCCAGAACGCAAGGCCTTCTACGAATATCACGCCGCCCTGATGGAGCCGTGGGACGGGCCGGCTGCCGTTGCCTTCACCGACGGCAAGCAGATCGGCGCGACGCTCGACCGCAACGGCCTGCGGCCGGCGCGTTACCTCGTCACCGATGACGACCGTGTCATCATGGCGTCCGAAGCCGGCGTGCTGCCGGTTCCTGAGGAGAAGATCATCCAGAAGTGGCGCTTGCAGCCGGGCAAGATGCTGCTGATCGATATGGAAGAAGGCCGCATCATCTCCGACGACGAGGTGAAGTCGAAGCTGGCGACGGCGCATCCCTATCGCAGCTGGCTCGGCCGCACTCAGCTCATCCTCGAAGAACTGAAGCCGGTGGAGCCGCGGGCGCTGCGCCGCGACGTATCGCTGCTCGACCGCCAGCAGGCCTTCGGCTACACGACTGAGGATACCCGCATCCTGATGTCGCCGATGGCAACGACCGGCCAGGAGGCGATCGGCTCGATGGGGACGGATACGCCGATCTCGGCGATGTCGGAAAAGCCGAAGCTGCTCTACACCTATTTCAAGCAGAACTTCGCGCAGGTGACCAATCCGCCGATCGATCCGATCCGCGAAGAGCTGGTCATGAGCCTCGTCTCGTTCATCGGCCCGCGCCCGAACATTCTCGACCACGAAGGCATGGCGAATGCCAAGCGCCTCGAAGTGCGTCAGCCGATCCTGACCAATGGTGACCTCGAGAAAATCCGCTCGATCGGCCATACGGAGGACCGGTTCGACACCAAGACGCTCGATTTCACCTATGATATCGAGCGGGGTGCTGCCGGCATGCCCGAAATGCTCGACCGGCTCTGCGAGCGTGCGGAAGCGGCCGTCAAGGGCGGCTACAACATCATCGTGCTCTCCGACCGCCAGATCGGGCCTGATCGAATCGCCATTCCGGCCCTGCTGGCAACGGCTGCCGTGCACCATCACCTGATCCGCAAGGGGCTTCGCACCTCTGTCGGTCTCGTCGTCGAGACCGGTGAACCGCGCGAGGTCCATCATTTCTGCCTGCTCGCCGGCTACGGCGCCGAGGCGATCAACCCTTACCTTGCCTTCGACACGCTGCTCGACATGCATGCCAAGGGTGAGTTCCCCAAGGAAGTCGATGCGTCCGAAATCGTCTACCGCTACATCAAGGCGGTCGGCAAAGGCATCCTCAAGGTCATGTCGAAGATGGGCATCTCGACCTACCAGTCCTATTGCGGCGCGCAGATCTTCGATGCGATCGGCCTGTCGTCGGAACTGGTCGACAAGTATTTCTTCGGCACCGCGACGATGATCGAAGGCATCGGCCTCGAGGCGATCGCGGCCGAGACCGTCGACCGCCATAACGCGGCCTTCGGCGCGGATCCGCTGCTGGCCACGACGCTCGATATCGGCGGCGAATATGCCTATCGTATGCGCGGCGAAAGCCATGCTTGGAC from Rhizobium sp. BT03 harbors:
- a CDS encoding N-formylglutamate amidohydrolase, with amino-acid sequence MPEIREYELFEVHEPVSQTIPFVYNSPHSGRIYPPEFIAQSRLEGIAIRRSEDHYVDELFGSAVALGAPLLAANFPRAYLDVNREPYELDPRMFDGLLPPYANVNSLRVAGGLGTIPRIVAENMEIYARRLPVQEGLDRVEAVYKPYHATLRRLIARTHVQFGFGVLIDCHSMPGNVRVAGSTARPDFIIGDRYGTSASAELSRAAIAILEEMGFAAIRNKPYAGGFITEHYGRPSRGLHALQIEVNRAIYVDEVTLEKRADFAAVAEAVTGFMQQMADYVEKFAGDRALAAE
- the hisN gene encoding histidinol-phosphatase; protein product: MLPDRSFFNRLAEAAKAETLPRFRSGLDITNKLSSGFDPVTEGDRAAELAIRALIEENFPDHGILGEEHGNVGLDRDYVWVIDPIDGTRAFISGLPVWGTLIGLQKEGRAIMGMIEQPFTGERYFADQNGSIYSGPEGERRLATRQCETLSNAILFTTSPHLFAGEEMEKYREIESQVRLFRYGCDCYAYALLAAGHIDLVVENSLKPYDVGGIIPVIEGAGGIITTWDGGRPENGGSIIAAGSRAVYEQAIAILQR
- a CDS encoding alpha/beta fold hydrolase, whose protein sequence is MDQVLYSTPDNPAPENRTEGFFETHDGHRLRYAVFRASAQVARGTVVILHGRNEYIEKYFETIRDLTAKGLWVATFDMRGQGGSGRLLKRRNHGHIRRFADYERDLDTFLEKVVLPDTRLPFYLLAHSTGGLIALSAAPYLTTRIDRMVLSAPFIGLTGQSASPRVIRTLAGTLTALGLGFLPLTSKLKEPDFRDNPLTSDETRFERNVAMMKAHPELTLGPPTARWLTEAFRTMDRVTSPNHLFSITIPTIVIAPTRDGVVPYTAQERLSRYFRAGQLVPINGARHEIFQERDTYRAAALAAFHAFIPGSDAEENQDVAALGT
- a CDS encoding Hsp20 family protein, translated to MRHVDFSPLYRSTVGFDRLFTMLDSLAQPEQAQTYPPYNIERTGENTYRITMAVAGFDETELSIEAHAHVLSVKGEKAEEPAEGGEFLYRGIAKRAFERRFQLADHVEVTAASLKNGLLHIDLLRNIPEAMKPRKIAIAADPVEAPKAIEAQVING
- a CDS encoding bile acid:sodium symporter family protein, which translates into the protein MRRFLPDTFTILLVCTVILASLLPASGTFAAYFGIATDLAIALLFFLHGARLSRDVVIAGLLHWRLHLAILLTTFGIFPLLGLALGWIPDTILPQPLYLGILFLCVLPSTVQSSIAFTSMAGGNVPAAICSASASNIFGMFLTPLLVGLLFSVGGHGGFSFDALQQILLQLLAPFIVGQILQPWIGDWIRAKKKILMPVDRGSILMVVYLAFSTAVVEGLWHTFSIADIAVVIIADMVLLGIVLVLTMSGSRWLGFGKADEITITFCGSKKSLASGVPMANVIFSGQSIGAIVLPLMLFHQIQLMVCAVIAQKYAAAAARRATEKEIDEAASPA
- a CDS encoding LysR substrate-binding domain-containing protein — its product is MLDLSQLRSFVAVEQMGSFTLAAERLGLGQSTVSQHIQRLEAALGRKLLARDTHKVILTGDGEALLSHARSMLSIEGQVQSLFRSNSLRGSLRLGVSEDFVTSQLPAVLEDFVRSHPSVDLELTVALSGVLYEMQDNGEIDLVLAKRRLGDARGKLVYREPLVWLARDPERVLASGPLPLIAFPPPSVTRVIALEALARNGVGWRIVCTCGSLSGLTAAARAGMGVLVQPRSMAPSGLKEIAAGSLPMLEDVEFVLVPRKGADQELVAALSDDILQKVRRLRSA
- a CDS encoding low specificity L-threonine aldolase, translated to MFFASDNWAGAHRSIAERLLAESAGFAPAYGAGDLDKKVEARFSEIFEREVSVFFVATGTAANSLSLASVQRPGGITFCHSEAHVIEDECGAPEFFSGSARLVAVDGEAGKIDPAKLSAKIAHFPEDALRHGRASAVTITQATEIGTVYSLPEIGEIAAISRKRNLPLHMDGARFANALIALGATPAEMTWKRGVDMLSFGGTKNGCWCAEAIVFFDPDRAREMPFIRKRAAQLFSKSRFIAAQFDGYFENGLWLDLARHSNGMAGRLRAGIGASNAARLAWPTASNEVFAVVSKHAAKTAEKKGAKFYEWPVPAATPDLVSENETLIRLVTSFATTEADVDGFLKCLAS
- the gltB gene encoding glutamate synthase large subunit; its protein translation is MTKTPSMEFDRFAAAEVRATANMSKSASGLPKKQGLYDPRNEHDACGVGFVAHMKGEKSHQIVKDGLFILENLTHRGAVGADPLMGDGAGILVQIPDRFFREEMAAQGITLPPAGEYGVGHIFMPRDEKQIEHFKKVIKDVIEEEGQVLIGFRDVPVDNSSLSKAPEIAATEPHHVQVFIGAGEDAENNDEFERRLFTLRKVISNRIYDEFDGEESNFYPVSLSSATVVYKGMFLAYQVGAYYKDLSDPRFESAVALVHQRFSTNTFPSWKLAHPYRMVAHNGEINTLRGNVNWMAARQASVSSPLFGEDISKLWPISYEGQSDTACFDNALEFLVRGGYSMAHAVMMLIPEAWAGNQSMAPERKAFYEYHAALMEPWDGPAAVAFTDGKQIGATLDRNGLRPARYLVTDDDRVIMASEAGVLPVPEEKIIQKWRLQPGKMLLIDMEEGRIISDDEVKSKLATAHPYRSWLGRTQLILEELKPVEPRALRRDVSLLDRQQAFGYTTEDTRILMSPMATTGQEAIGSMGTDTPISAMSEKPKLLYTYFKQNFAQVTNPPIDPIREELVMSLVSFIGPRPNILDHEGMANAKRLEVRQPILTNGDLEKIRSIGHTEDRFDTKTLDFTYDIERGAAGMPEMLDRLCERAEAAVKGGYNIIVLSDRQIGPDRIAIPALLATAAVHHHLIRKGLRTSVGLVVETGEPREVHHFCLLAGYGAEAINPYLAFDTLLDMHAKGEFPKEVDASEIVYRYIKAVGKGILKVMSKMGISTYQSYCGAQIFDAIGLSSELVDKYFFGTATMIEGIGLEAIAAETVDRHNAAFGADPLLATTLDIGGEYAYRMRGESHAWTPDAVAALQHAVRGNAEDRYREFSEMVNNSALRMNTIRGLFNIKSAEALGRKPVSIDEVEPAADIVKRFSTGAMSFGSISREAHTTLAIAMNRIGGKSNTGEGGEESDRYMPLSDGSMNPERSAIKQIASGRFGVTTEYLVNADVLQIKVAQGAKPGEGGQLPGHKVDATVAKTRHSTPGVGLISPPPHHDIYSIEDLAQLIYDLKNVNPTSDVSVKLVSEVGVGTVAAGVAKARADHITVAGFDGGTGASPLTSLKHAGSPWEIGLAETQQTLVLNGLRSRVALQVDGGLKTGRDVIIGALLGADEFGFATAPLIAAGCIMMRKCHLNTCPVGVATQDPVLRKRFKGTPEHVINYFFFVANEVREILASLGFTRLDEIIGASELLEKDEMLAHWKAKGLDFSRIFHKVDAAKEETFWTSRQQHPIDDILDRALIAQAEPALTDKTPVAFEVDIKNVDRSAGAMLSGEVAKRYRHRGLKEDTINVTLRGTAGQSFGAFLARGVTFNLIGDGNDYVGKGLSGGKIIIRPPENSRIVAENSIIVGNTVLYGATEGECYFRGVAGERFAVRNSGAIAIVEGVGDHGCEYMTGGVVVVLGATGRNFAAGMSGGVAYVLDETGDFASRCNMAMVELEPVPEEDDMLEKLHHHGGDLMHKGRVDVSGDMTRHDEERLYQLISNHLHYTGSTRAKQILDHWADYRPKFRKVMPVEYRRALEEMERSRMGIAAE